The following are from one region of the Cytobacillus firmus genome:
- a CDS encoding EYxxD motif small membrane protein — protein MFWEYVMDMTFVLTAIIGSIVALLFVYIRKTKKGRAR, from the coding sequence ATGTTCTGGGAATACGTAATGGATATGACATTTGTGCTGACAGCCATAATCGGAAGCATTGTAGCACTTCTGTTTGTGTATATCCGGAAGACTAAGAAAGGACGTGCGCGATAG
- the pcrA gene encoding DNA helicase PcrA gives MQFLTDKLLNGLNPQQQNAVKATDGPLLIMAGAGSGKTRVLTHRIAYLMVEKGVNPYNILAITFTNKAAREMRDRIHNMMGGAADNIWISTFHSMCVRILRRDIDRIGYNRNFTILDSTDQQSVIKSILKDKNLDPKKFDPRAILGSISSAKNELITPEEYAKTAGDYIQQVASDVYTEYQKRLRRNQALDFDDLIMITIQLFQRVPEVLEYYQRKFQYIHVDEYQDTNRAQYMLVKLMASRFKNLCVVGDSDQSIYKWRGADIANILSFEKDYPNAQTIMLEQNYRSTKRILLAANEVISKNLNRKPKNLWTENAEGNKIFYYRADSEQGEAQFVAGKIKEYISTGKRSASDIAILYRTNAQSRVMEEVLLKSNIEYSIVGGIKFYDRKEIKDILAYLRLIANPDDDISLQRVINVPKRGIGSGSVDKIANFAQLHEMSMFEALESIELIGLSPKITKGAIEFRDLVKNYTQMQEYLSVTELVEGLLEKSGYRDMLIAEKSIEAQSRLENIDEFLSVTKNFEEASEDKSLIAFLTDLALVADIDKLDDDGEKAESVVLMTLHSAKGLEFPVVFLLGLEEGVFPHSRSLMEESEMEEERRLAYVGITRAEEELFITNAQMRTLFGRTNMNPPSRFIKEIPADLLDGLEPAKKPSPFGSSPFGSPSASRGAQPQRKAVIRPSASNTGGDDIAWKVGDKAQHGKWGTGTVVSVKGSGEGTELDIAFPKPVGIKRLLAKFAPITKA, from the coding sequence ATGCAATTTTTAACAGATAAATTATTGAACGGACTTAACCCGCAGCAGCAAAATGCGGTAAAAGCAACTGACGGACCACTTCTTATAATGGCAGGAGCGGGAAGCGGAAAGACAAGAGTCCTTACGCACAGAATTGCTTACTTAATGGTAGAAAAGGGTGTGAACCCCTACAATATTCTGGCAATCACTTTTACAAACAAAGCAGCCCGTGAAATGCGTGACCGTATCCATAACATGATGGGCGGAGCAGCAGATAATATCTGGATTTCAACGTTCCACTCGATGTGTGTGCGTATCTTGAGAAGAGATATTGACCGGATTGGCTATAACCGCAATTTCACAATTCTGGATTCAACGGACCAGCAATCCGTTATTAAATCGATCCTAAAGGATAAAAACCTGGATCCCAAGAAATTTGATCCCCGTGCAATCCTGGGATCGATCAGTTCGGCAAAAAATGAATTGATTACCCCTGAAGAGTATGCGAAAACAGCTGGAGATTATATTCAGCAAGTTGCCAGTGATGTATATACAGAATACCAAAAGAGATTAAGACGCAACCAGGCGCTTGATTTCGATGATCTAATTATGATCACGATTCAGCTGTTCCAGCGGGTTCCGGAAGTGCTGGAATATTATCAGAGAAAATTCCAATACATTCATGTGGATGAGTATCAGGATACAAACAGAGCCCAATATATGCTTGTAAAGCTAATGGCAAGCCGATTTAAGAATCTTTGTGTAGTCGGTGATTCGGATCAGTCCATTTATAAATGGCGTGGTGCGGACATTGCCAACATTCTTTCCTTTGAGAAGGATTATCCTAATGCACAAACCATCATGCTTGAACAAAATTACCGTTCAACGAAAAGAATCCTGTTGGCTGCGAACGAAGTCATCAGCAAGAACCTGAACAGAAAGCCGAAAAACCTCTGGACCGAAAATGCAGAAGGCAATAAGATCTTCTACTATCGTGCTGACAGCGAGCAGGGAGAAGCTCAGTTTGTTGCAGGTAAAATCAAGGAATACATTAGCACCGGCAAGCGAAGCGCTTCGGATATCGCGATCTTGTATCGGACCAATGCACAGTCCCGTGTAATGGAGGAAGTGCTGTTAAAGTCGAACATAGAGTATTCCATTGTCGGAGGCATCAAGTTCTATGACCGCAAAGAAATCAAGGACATCCTTGCTTATCTGCGTCTGATTGCCAATCCGGATGATGATATCAGCCTTCAGCGTGTGATTAATGTGCCGAAGCGCGGAATCGGCTCCGGTTCGGTTGATAAAATCGCCAACTTTGCACAGCTTCATGAAATGAGCATGTTTGAAGCACTTGAATCAATTGAACTGATTGGCTTGAGCCCGAAAATTACAAAAGGGGCCATTGAATTCAGGGATTTAGTTAAAAACTATACACAAATGCAGGAATACCTGTCTGTGACAGAACTTGTGGAAGGGCTTTTGGAAAAATCAGGCTATCGCGATATGCTGATTGCCGAGAAGTCCATTGAAGCCCAGAGCCGTCTGGAAAACATTGATGAATTCCTGTCTGTTACAAAAAACTTTGAAGAAGCCAGCGAAGACAAATCGCTTATCGCATTTTTGACTGATTTGGCTCTTGTAGCTGACATTGATAAATTGGACGATGATGGTGAAAAAGCCGAATCTGTTGTTCTTATGACACTTCATTCAGCAAAAGGGCTTGAATTCCCTGTTGTCTTTTTACTGGGCCTTGAGGAAGGTGTATTCCCGCACAGCCGTTCTCTAATGGAAGAGTCTGAAATGGAAGAGGAGAGGCGCCTTGCTTATGTGGGAATCACCAGGGCAGAAGAGGAGCTTTTCATTACGAATGCTCAAATGCGTACTTTATTTGGACGCACGAACATGAATCCGCCATCCCGGTTTATTAAAGAAATACCTGCTGATTTGCTGGATGGTCTTGAACCTGCTAAAAAGCCGTCTCCATTTGGATCATCACCGTTTGGCTCTCCGTCTGCTTCAAGAGGAGCACAGCCTCAGCGGAAAGCAGTGATTCGTCCATCTGCATCGAACACAGGCGGTGACGATATTGCCTGGAAGGTCGGCGACAAAGCTCAGCACGGAAAATGGGGAACAGGTACTGTTGTCAGTGTGAAAGGATCCGGCGAAGGAACAGAGCTGGATATTGCGTTCCCGAAACCAGTTGGCATTAAGCGTCTGCTGGCCAAATTTGCACCGATTACAAAGGCATAA
- the ligA gene encoding NAD-dependent DNA ligase LigA, with the protein MDLQLAEKKVKDLHNLLNQYNYEYYVLDQPSVPDAEYDRLMRELIELEEQFPELKTEDSPTQRVGGEILDMFEKVEHQSQMLSLGNAFNEQDLRDFDRRVRQGTGENVSYVCELKIDGLAVSLRYEDGLFILGATRGDGSIGENITANLKTIRSMPLRLKENVTMEVRGEAFMPRRSFEKLNKAKEENGEEPFANPRNAAAGSLRQLDPRLAAKRNLDIFVYGIANAGNTGIESHSEGLDFLDSLGFKTNKERKRCESIEEVIEYVQGWTGKRPDLSYDIDGIVIKVDSLEEQEQLGATAKSPRWAIAYKFPAEEVVTTLRDIELSVGRTGVVTPTALLEPVRVAGTTVQRASLHNEDLIREKDIKIGDQVVVKKAGDIIPEVVNVLADRRTGEEQDFNMPTHCPECESELVRLDGEVALRCINPKCPAQIREGLIHFVSRNAMNIDGLGEKVISQLFAENLIKDVADIYKLTYDQLIQLERMGEKSVNNLLQAIQTSKGNSLEKLLFGLGIRHVGAKAAKTLAQEFSHMEALEKASRDDLTAINEIGEKMADSIVSFFEQEEAHELIAELKAAGVNMAYNGPKPVSAESSDSFFAGKTVVLTGKLEIMSRNEAKDKIEALGGKVSGSVSKKTDVVIAGEDAGSKLTKAQELGVEVWNEERLVEELNK; encoded by the coding sequence ATGGACCTTCAATTGGCAGAAAAAAAGGTGAAAGATCTGCACAACCTTTTGAATCAGTATAATTATGAGTATTATGTTCTTGATCAGCCGTCTGTTCCAGATGCTGAATACGATAGGCTGATGAGGGAACTGATTGAGCTTGAAGAACAATTCCCTGAACTGAAAACAGAGGACTCTCCCACACAGCGGGTTGGAGGGGAAATCCTTGATATGTTTGAAAAAGTCGAGCATCAATCACAGATGCTCAGTTTGGGAAATGCCTTCAACGAACAGGATTTAAGAGACTTTGACCGCCGTGTCCGCCAGGGTACCGGAGAAAATGTTTCTTATGTGTGTGAATTGAAGATTGATGGGCTGGCTGTCTCCCTGCGCTATGAGGATGGTTTATTTATTCTCGGCGCCACACGCGGTGACGGCTCCATTGGCGAAAATATTACTGCTAATCTAAAGACTATCCGTTCGATGCCACTTCGGCTGAAAGAGAATGTCACGATGGAAGTCCGCGGTGAGGCCTTCATGCCAAGACGTTCTTTTGAGAAACTGAATAAAGCAAAAGAAGAGAATGGGGAGGAGCCGTTTGCTAATCCAAGGAATGCGGCCGCAGGCTCCTTAAGGCAGCTGGATCCGCGCCTAGCAGCAAAGCGCAATCTCGATATTTTTGTCTATGGCATAGCGAATGCGGGGAATACAGGGATTGAATCTCACAGTGAAGGTCTGGATTTTCTGGATAGCCTCGGATTCAAAACAAATAAAGAACGCAAAAGATGTGAAAGCATCGAGGAAGTAATTGAATATGTACAGGGATGGACCGGCAAACGTCCGGATCTTTCTTATGACATTGATGGTATTGTAATCAAAGTCGATTCACTGGAGGAGCAGGAGCAGCTGGGAGCTACTGCGAAAAGCCCGCGCTGGGCCATAGCTTATAAATTCCCTGCAGAAGAGGTTGTTACTACACTCAGGGATATTGAATTAAGTGTGGGGCGCACGGGTGTAGTTACCCCAACTGCGCTTCTGGAGCCTGTCCGTGTTGCCGGGACGACTGTCCAGAGGGCCTCACTTCATAACGAAGATTTGATCCGCGAAAAAGATATTAAGATTGGCGATCAGGTGGTTGTGAAAAAAGCGGGCGATATTATTCCCGAAGTAGTGAATGTACTGGCAGACAGGAGAACGGGTGAGGAGCAGGATTTTAATATGCCGACACATTGTCCGGAATGTGAGAGCGAACTGGTCCGTCTTGATGGTGAAGTGGCTTTGCGCTGCATCAATCCGAAGTGCCCGGCACAAATCAGAGAAGGCCTTATTCATTTTGTTTCCCGTAACGCCATGAACATTGATGGTCTTGGTGAAAAAGTGATCAGCCAATTATTTGCCGAAAATCTGATTAAAGATGTGGCAGATATCTACAAATTAACCTATGATCAGCTCATCCAGCTCGAACGGATGGGTGAAAAATCGGTAAATAATCTTCTTCAGGCCATTCAAACCTCCAAAGGGAATTCTCTTGAAAAATTGTTATTTGGCCTGGGTATTCGCCATGTGGGAGCAAAGGCAGCCAAAACGCTTGCCCAGGAGTTTAGCCATATGGAGGCACTTGAAAAAGCGTCCCGGGATGATTTAACAGCAATTAATGAAATTGGTGAAAAAATGGCGGACTCCATTGTTTCCTTCTTTGAACAAGAGGAAGCCCATGAACTGATTGCCGAGCTGAAAGCAGCCGGAGTCAACATGGCTTATAATGGTCCCAAGCCAGTTTCAGCCGAAAGCTCAGATAGCTTTTTTGCAGGGAAAACGGTCGTTCTGACAGGAAAGCTTGAAATCATGAGCCGAAATGAAGCAAAAGATAAAATAGAGGCGCTTGGCGGCAAAGTATCCGGAAGCGTCAGCAAGAAAACAGATGTAGTAATCGCCGGAGAAGACGCCGGATCCAAACTGACGAAAGCCCAGGAGCTGGGTGTAGAGGTTTGGAACGAGGAGAGACTGGTTGAAGAATTAAATAAGTAA
- the purD gene encoding phosphoribosylamine--glycine ligase codes for MKVLVIGRGGREHAICWKMNQSPSVEQVFAAPGNPGMEDSAVLAAIQENDQEKLVQFARENEIDLTVIGPEVPLLEGLADRFEEAGLRVFGPKKAAAEIEGSKSFAKELMKKYAIPTAEYGVFSNYEEAKAYIEAKGAPIVLKADGLAAGKGVIVAMTMQEALSGIEELLLNEKFGHASSTVVIEEFLEGEEFSLMAFVNGETVVPLEIAQDHKRAFDGDQGPNTGGMGAYSPVLHIGNETVAEAVEQVLKPAAKAMVQEGRSFTGILYAGLIKTVAGPKVIEFNARFGDPETQVILPRMNSDLAEVMLAVLNGEQPEIEWSEEAIVGVVAASKGYPEAYEKGAVLHGLHSLEDVFVFHAGTERNSSGEYVTNGGRVLLAGARASTLKEAQQKVYSEMENLHCEGVFYRRDIAGKAIAHVLS; via the coding sequence ATGAAGGTATTGGTTATTGGAAGAGGCGGACGTGAACATGCAATTTGCTGGAAGATGAATCAAAGCCCTTCAGTTGAACAGGTTTTTGCGGCTCCGGGAAATCCGGGAATGGAAGATTCAGCAGTGCTGGCTGCCATCCAGGAAAACGATCAGGAAAAGCTTGTGCAATTTGCTCGGGAAAATGAAATTGACTTGACTGTAATCGGACCGGAAGTGCCGCTGCTGGAGGGGCTGGCAGACCGATTTGAAGAAGCCGGGTTAAGGGTATTTGGACCAAAAAAAGCTGCAGCTGAAATTGAAGGCAGCAAGTCCTTTGCCAAAGAGCTTATGAAGAAATATGCTATCCCTACTGCCGAATATGGAGTATTCAGCAACTATGAAGAAGCGAAAGCCTATATTGAAGCAAAGGGCGCTCCCATTGTTCTGAAAGCAGATGGACTTGCAGCAGGGAAAGGCGTAATAGTGGCCATGACTATGCAGGAAGCATTATCAGGGATTGAGGAGCTATTATTAAATGAAAAGTTTGGCCACGCTTCTTCAACAGTGGTAATTGAAGAATTCCTTGAAGGGGAAGAGTTCTCTTTAATGGCCTTTGTGAACGGAGAAACGGTAGTTCCTCTTGAAATTGCACAGGATCACAAGCGTGCTTTTGACGGAGATCAGGGACCGAATACAGGCGGAATGGGTGCTTATTCACCCGTACTGCATATTGGTAATGAAACAGTTGCAGAGGCTGTTGAACAAGTTTTGAAGCCGGCAGCAAAAGCAATGGTTCAGGAAGGCCGTAGTTTCACCGGAATCCTATATGCAGGCCTGATTAAAACAGTAGCAGGCCCGAAGGTAATCGAATTTAATGCCCGCTTTGGAGATCCTGAAACACAGGTGATTTTACCGCGGATGAATTCGGATCTGGCGGAAGTAATGCTGGCAGTCCTGAATGGGGAGCAGCCTGAAATCGAGTGGAGTGAAGAAGCGATCGTCGGAGTGGTTGCTGCTTCAAAGGGCTACCCTGAAGCATACGAAAAAGGAGCTGTTCTGCATGGACTGCATTCGCTTGAAGATGTTTTTGTCTTCCATGCCGGCACTGAACGAAACAGCTCAGGTGAGTATGTGACAAATGGAGGCCGCGTGCTGCTGGCAGGCGCTAGAGCGTCTACACTGAAAGAAGCGCAGCAAAAAGTATACTCTGAAATGGAAAACCTTCACTGCGAAGGTGTCTTCTACCGCAGGGATATTGCAGGTAAAGCTATCGCGCACGTCCTTTCTTAG
- a CDS encoding heptaprenylglyceryl phosphate synthase → MYDVREWSHVFKLDPDKNISDEDLEKICESGTDAIIVGGTDGITVEKVLDLMARIRRYTVPCVLEVSSIDSVTPGFDLYFIPTVLNSRDVKWVTGLHQEAVKEYGDIMNWEEILVQGYCILNEECKAAQVTNSRTDLSLDEVRAYAMMAEKMFRLPIFYLEYSGKYGDPEVVSEVKNTLEDTVLFYGGGILSAGQAKEMAEHADVIVVGNVIYDDLQAALATVEAARA, encoded by the coding sequence ATGTATGATGTTCGCGAATGGAGCCATGTATTCAAGCTCGATCCGGATAAAAATATATCAGATGAAGACCTGGAGAAAATTTGCGAGTCAGGGACCGATGCGATTATTGTGGGCGGCACAGACGGGATCACAGTGGAGAAGGTGCTGGATTTAATGGCCCGCATCCGCAGATACACGGTTCCCTGTGTGCTGGAGGTTTCGTCCATTGATTCAGTTACACCGGGCTTTGACCTGTATTTTATCCCGACAGTCCTTAACAGCCGGGATGTAAAGTGGGTTACAGGCCTTCATCAGGAAGCTGTAAAAGAATATGGGGATATTATGAATTGGGAAGAAATCCTTGTTCAGGGCTATTGCATTCTGAATGAAGAATGTAAAGCCGCGCAAGTCACCAATTCACGTACAGATTTATCTCTTGATGAGGTAAGAGCCTATGCCATGATGGCCGAGAAAATGTTCCGCCTGCCCATCTTCTATCTCGAATACAGCGGAAAGTACGGAGATCCAGAAGTGGTCTCAGAGGTGAAAAATACGCTTGAAGATACCGTATTATTTTACGGAGGAGGCATCCTGAGTGCAGGACAGGCAAAAGAAATGGCCGAGCATGCGGACGTCATTGTGGTCGGAAATGTTATTTATGATGATTTGCAGGCTGCATTGGCCACAGTCGAAGCCGCTCGTGCGTAA
- a CDS encoding YgaP family membrane protein: MHVKSNIGIVNALIRITVGLTVLAWSTSKLVKRPWRDSYLVMAMLGGMKVAEGIVRFCPLTALFERGQDMVQEKRGNHNNNNNNNEAVEEILPYNPS; the protein is encoded by the coding sequence ATGCATGTAAAATCAAATATCGGCATTGTAAATGCCTTAATACGCATAACAGTCGGACTAACGGTACTGGCCTGGAGCACTTCAAAGCTTGTGAAGAGGCCTTGGAGGGACTCATATCTTGTGATGGCCATGCTTGGAGGCATGAAAGTGGCTGAGGGGATTGTCCGCTTTTGCCCATTGACAGCTCTTTTTGAAAGAGGCCAGGACATGGTTCAGGAAAAGAGAGGAAATCACAATAATAATAATAATAATAATGAGGCTGTTGAGGAGATTCTGCCTTATAATCCGTCTTAA
- a CDS encoding YerC/YecD family TrpR-related protein, with amino-acid sequence MQIDKLRGKELDQLFKSVLSLKDLEECYRFFDDLCTVNEIQSLAQRLEVARMLREGKTYHKIETDTGASTATISRVKRCLNYGNDAYEMALERIKEEEAEKA; translated from the coding sequence ATGCAAATTGATAAGCTAAGAGGCAAAGAACTGGATCAGTTATTTAAGTCAGTATTATCTTTAAAAGACCTTGAGGAGTGCTACCGATTCTTTGACGACTTATGTACAGTGAACGAAATACAATCCCTGGCACAGCGCCTGGAAGTGGCACGCATGCTTCGCGAAGGTAAAACCTACCATAAAATCGAAACAGATACAGGTGCCAGCACGGCAACCATTTCACGTGTAAAACGCTGCCTCAACTATGGAAATGATGCCTATGAAATGGCATTGGAAAGAATCAAAGAAGAAGAAGCTGAAAAAGCGTAA
- a CDS encoding CamS family sex pheromone protein: MKKLMMLALSLTLLLAGCAPNFNKQEEVVQEDKNEKDKAIIPNYKISDKYYRTLLPFEPSESRGLVVNNISTKYDINEFETGLMRVAQNSFDPDKYLFQEGQYLKRGTVQAWLNRKFTDDQLKERELKAEDNIGLNPMIADGGDIDKNNEKSPIYLAHILEHNYLLKNDDGKVGLGGVVIGLAMNSVHYYQKEQYGATFETDIKRAVLEQEGKKMAEEVLQRIRQIKGLKDVPVTIALFEQQARTSVVPGSFFAYAKADKGSNKLGGWEKISEKYVLFPSSAAEKNHRDDLTAFLNFKQDVETYFPNFNGVIGKAFYAQDQLQEINIDIPIQFYGKAEGIGFTQYVTGLVVKHFPEYISVQVNISSVNGPEAIVVRKADQSEPFVHIYH, encoded by the coding sequence GTGAAAAAACTCATGATGCTTGCTTTATCCCTGACCCTTCTTCTTGCTGGCTGTGCGCCTAATTTTAATAAGCAGGAGGAAGTTGTTCAGGAAGACAAGAACGAAAAGGATAAGGCAATCATTCCGAACTATAAAATTTCAGACAAGTATTATCGAACGCTGCTGCCATTTGAACCAAGTGAGTCCAGAGGTCTTGTGGTCAATAATATCAGCACTAAATATGATATTAATGAATTTGAGACAGGACTAATGCGTGTGGCACAAAACTCATTTGATCCGGATAAATACTTATTCCAGGAAGGCCAGTATTTAAAAAGAGGAACAGTTCAGGCGTGGCTGAACCGCAAATTCACTGACGATCAGCTGAAGGAACGCGAGCTGAAAGCGGAAGACAACATTGGCTTAAATCCAATGATTGCCGATGGCGGAGATATTGATAAAAATAATGAAAAAAGCCCGATATACCTGGCACATATACTTGAGCACAACTATCTGCTGAAAAACGATGATGGAAAAGTGGGTCTTGGCGGAGTTGTGATAGGTCTTGCCATGAACTCTGTTCATTATTATCAGAAGGAGCAATATGGTGCTACTTTTGAGACAGATATTAAACGGGCTGTTCTTGAACAGGAAGGCAAAAAGATGGCTGAAGAAGTCCTTCAGAGAATACGGCAAATCAAGGGTCTGAAGGATGTGCCGGTAACCATTGCTTTGTTTGAACAGCAGGCAAGGACTTCGGTTGTGCCGGGAAGCTTTTTTGCATATGCTAAGGCAGACAAAGGAAGCAATAAGCTGGGCGGATGGGAAAAGATCAGCGAGAAATATGTTCTGTTCCCTTCAAGCGCAGCCGAAAAAAATCATCGTGATGATTTAACCGCTTTTCTTAACTTTAAACAGGATGTGGAAACATACTTCCCTAACTTCAATGGAGTTATCGGGAAGGCTTTCTATGCCCAGGACCAATTGCAGGAAATCAACATTGATATCCCAATCCAATTCTATGGGAAAGCAGAAGGTATTGGGTTTACCCAATATGTAACAGGGCTTGTTGTCAAACACTTCCCTGAATACATCTCAGTCCAGGTAAACATCTCATCAGTCAACGGCCCGGAAGCGATTGTAGTCCGGAAAGCAGACCAAAGTGAACCTTTTGTCCATATCTATCATTAG